One genomic segment of Sanyastnella coralliicola includes these proteins:
- a CDS encoding universal stress protein, with the protein MKRILVPTDFSKYAYYAAEVAAGIAKQTGARVFLLHALDIPHYGTNDRFDDAPDTAEGIFMLKRAKQEFHKLISQPFFEGVEVAEVLQWESVYETISEKAKEHEIDLIVMGSQGVSGVKEFFVGSNTEKIVRTASCPVLTVKDRMPDFRVEKVVFASNFFGESARSFRALRSFIDLFGAETHLLKVITPANFESTDYSMKLMKDFVENTGIQNFSMNTYNEMIVEKGIHEFAAQIDADLVCIETHGRTGLSHFFRQSLAEDVTNHSDRPVLSVKMQKEEVAKGAIFPV; encoded by the coding sequence ATGAAAAGAATTCTTGTACCCACCGATTTTTCCAAGTACGCGTACTACGCGGCTGAAGTAGCAGCTGGTATTGCGAAGCAAACAGGCGCTCGCGTCTTTCTTTTGCACGCACTTGATATTCCGCATTACGGAACGAATGATCGTTTCGATGACGCCCCAGATACAGCTGAAGGCATCTTCATGCTGAAACGGGCCAAACAGGAATTCCACAAACTCATCTCCCAGCCTTTCTTTGAAGGGGTAGAGGTAGCGGAAGTATTGCAATGGGAGAGCGTTTACGAGACGATTTCAGAGAAAGCCAAAGAGCATGAGATTGACCTGATTGTCATGGGTTCTCAAGGCGTGAGCGGAGTGAAAGAGTTCTTTGTAGGCTCAAACACAGAGAAGATTGTTCGCACGGCTTCTTGTCCGGTGTTGACCGTGAAAGATCGTATGCCAGACTTCCGAGTGGAGAAGGTGGTGTTTGCATCGAACTTCTTCGGTGAATCTGCGCGTTCATTCAGAGCGTTGCGCTCATTCATCGATCTCTTTGGGGCTGAGACGCACCTGTTGAAGGTGATTACACCAGCCAATTTTGAAAGTACAGACTACAGCATGAAGTTGATGAAAGACTTCGTGGAAAATACAGGCATCCAGAACTTCAGCATGAATACCTACAACGAAATGATCGTGGAGAAGGGAATTCATGAGTTCGCCGCTCAGATTGATGCTGACCTCGTGTGTATTGAGACACACGGAAGAACAGGTCTCTCACACTTCTTCCGTCAGAGCCTGGCAGAAGACGTGACCAATCACAGTGACCGTCCGGTCTTGAGTGTCAAGATGCAAAAAGAAGAGGTGGCGAAAGGAGCCATCTTCCCAGTGTAA
- a CDS encoding energy transducer TonB → MWLIQRILLLVVVIFFASAESFAQSSEREYLSSTYEPVSHDSMAQYYRTIVSEGNGDKTVRMYYISGKLKMQGTYADKDLSVEDGQFSYYYRNGQIESEGYYCKGQKCGIWKRWEWNGQSKADRVYPDPQSIYNNKVTDKPAQFPGGYLELVTFIQENTVYPKEALKKDISGTVKVSFRIDEGGLVRDVAVSESAHYFLDQAALECVWDMPLWTPAERNEQSIGSNFILPVTFAIVNGEGRVRVGN, encoded by the coding sequence ATGTGGTTGATCCAACGCATACTGCTTCTGGTAGTGGTGATCTTTTTCGCTAGCGCGGAATCGTTCGCTCAGTCATCAGAACGCGAGTACCTCAGTAGCACCTACGAGCCCGTGTCACACGACTCCATGGCGCAGTACTACCGCACCATTGTTTCCGAAGGCAACGGAGACAAAACCGTGCGCATGTATTACATCTCAGGAAAACTGAAGATGCAAGGCACCTATGCCGACAAAGACCTATCCGTGGAAGACGGACAGTTCAGCTATTACTACCGCAACGGACAAATAGAGTCAGAAGGCTACTACTGCAAAGGACAGAAATGTGGCATCTGGAAACGTTGGGAATGGAACGGTCAATCAAAAGCTGACCGCGTATACCCTGATCCACAATCGATCTACAACAACAAAGTCACGGATAAGCCTGCCCAGTTCCCTGGAGGTTATTTAGAACTCGTGACCTTTATTCAAGAGAACACCGTCTACCCAAAAGAAGCCCTTAAAAAAGACATCTCGGGAACGGTAAAAGTCTCATTCCGCATCGATGAAGGCGGATTGGTACGCGACGTCGCCGTATCTGAAAGCGCACACTACTTCCTAGACCAAGCTGCTTTAGAATGCGTTTGGGACATGCCGCTATGGACTCCAGCCGAGCGCAACGAGCAATCCATTGGAAGCAACTTCATCTTACCTGTGACCTTCGCTATTGTGAATGGAGAAGGGCGTGTAAGAGTGGGGAATTAA
- a CDS encoding universal stress protein — protein sequence MKILIPIDFSENAKVALRYAMLLFGDESPEVVLLNTWQVPHTGTGMLVSIDDLLRDESEKGMAEAVATLRDELHDSIKLSGRVHQGGVIDVIKTIMRTEDYDLIVMGTHGADDVKKKLLGSNTSNVIRGARIPVLAVPLDTELSTPALVSLATDFENIKEDQAMILRRIVRKFRTKFHAVNVQREAVTANGVPDTWQTPFNGDMPEMVQLVADDVVSGIDAYMKDNEVDLLAVIRHDYGFFEGIFHKSVSRSLSMYTNKPVLVIPEG from the coding sequence ATGAAGATATTGATCCCCATAGATTTTAGTGAGAACGCCAAGGTGGCGCTGCGCTATGCTATGTTACTCTTTGGAGACGAGTCTCCAGAAGTAGTGTTGCTCAACACATGGCAAGTCCCTCATACAGGTACGGGAATGCTAGTGAGCATTGATGACCTACTTCGCGATGAGTCTGAAAAAGGCATGGCCGAAGCTGTGGCGACCTTAAGAGATGAACTACATGATTCTATCAAACTCAGCGGACGTGTACACCAAGGAGGAGTGATTGATGTGATCAAGACGATCATGCGCACCGAAGACTATGACTTGATTGTCATGGGTACACATGGCGCGGATGACGTAAAGAAAAAGCTTCTCGGTAGTAATACATCGAATGTCATTCGCGGAGCCCGCATCCCTGTATTGGCGGTTCCGTTGGATACGGAGTTGAGCACACCAGCCTTGGTGTCGTTGGCGACTGATTTCGAGAATATCAAAGAAGACCAAGCGATGATCTTGCGTCGCATCGTTCGCAAGTTCCGCACGAAGTTTCATGCGGTGAATGTGCAGCGCGAGGCGGTCACAGCGAATGGCGTACCTGATACTTGGCAAACTCCTTTTAATGGAGATATGCCGGAGATGGTTCAGCTCGTTGCTGATGATGTGGTGTCAGGGATCGACGCTTACATGAAAGACAATGAGGTAGATCTCTTAGCGGTGATCCGCCATGATTACGGCTTCTTTGAAGGAATCTTCCACAAGAGTGTGAGTCGCTCTTTAAGCATGTATACCAATAAACCAGTATTGGTCATTCCAGAAGGATGA
- a CDS encoding sensor histidine kinase, whose translation MNRYIDKKDTLKEGAGQLLFDTAAEGLMLVNGEGEILIVNQQLEDMFGYERNELIGEKIEALVPQRIRKQHVGHRDAYHANPHKRSMGKGMDLLAVKKDGEEFPVEISLNYMRNEEGDLVVMALVTDISDRKRAEIALQDLNASLEEKVEERTQELKESQNLYRIIARNFPNGTINVFDENLEYVFVEGQELFRHGLTSDHLMGTSYLDRLPEDAREMIEPKLRAVFHGENTSFQVDSKTESYQLNAVGLPDSHGKITQVLVVEQNITEQKKAQEDIKNALHKERELNELKSRFVSMASHEFRTPLSTVLTSSTLVRRYIENEQLDKTPKHLDRIQGSVHNLTSILNDFLSLDKLEEGRIEARFAEVDLSHLMREVIEEMENHQKPGQYVSASIDEVTLTTDEHIIRNVTINLLSNAIKYSPENSEIKLDLKREGDHISLSVKDQGIGIPKEEQEHLFSRFFRATNATNIQGTGLGLHIVKRYVDLLSGELTFESKEHSGTRFTITLPIRDL comes from the coding sequence ATGAATCGTTATATCGACAAAAAGGACACCTTAAAAGAAGGAGCTGGTCAGCTTCTCTTTGACACCGCAGCGGAAGGATTGATGCTGGTCAATGGTGAAGGTGAAATCTTGATCGTTAATCAACAGCTTGAAGATATGTTCGGGTACGAACGCAATGAATTGATCGGAGAAAAGATCGAAGCATTGGTACCGCAACGCATTCGCAAGCAACACGTTGGTCATCGCGACGCCTATCACGCCAACCCGCACAAGCGCTCGATGGGGAAGGGGATGGATCTGTTAGCGGTAAAGAAAGACGGGGAAGAGTTTCCGGTAGAGATCAGCTTGAACTACATGCGAAATGAAGAGGGTGACTTGGTGGTCATGGCCTTGGTAACCGATATCAGCGATCGAAAACGCGCTGAAATTGCACTTCAAGACTTGAACGCGTCCCTAGAAGAAAAGGTGGAAGAACGCACGCAAGAGTTGAAGGAAAGCCAGAACCTCTACCGCATTATTGCTCGAAATTTCCCGAACGGTACGATCAATGTGTTTGATGAAAATCTGGAATATGTCTTTGTTGAGGGACAAGAGTTGTTCCGTCACGGCTTGACCAGTGATCACTTGATGGGGACTTCCTACTTAGACCGGCTTCCAGAAGATGCACGGGAAATGATTGAACCGAAGTTACGCGCTGTTTTTCACGGTGAGAACACCTCGTTTCAGGTGGATTCTAAGACGGAGAGTTACCAGTTAAACGCGGTTGGCTTACCCGATAGTCATGGGAAGATTACCCAAGTCTTGGTGGTAGAGCAAAACATCACCGAACAGAAGAAAGCCCAAGAGGATATCAAAAACGCACTGCACAAAGAGCGTGAATTGAATGAGTTGAAATCGCGCTTTGTAAGTATGGCTTCGCATGAGTTCCGCACACCGCTGAGTACGGTCCTAACCAGTTCCACGCTAGTGCGCAGATACATAGAAAACGAGCAACTCGATAAAACGCCAAAGCACTTGGATCGCATTCAGGGTTCAGTACATAACCTGACTTCTATTTTGAATGATTTCTTGTCATTGGATAAACTGGAAGAGGGTAGAATCGAAGCGCGATTTGCAGAAGTTGATCTATCGCATTTGATGCGTGAGGTGATAGAAGAAATGGAGAACCATCAAAAGCCGGGGCAATATGTGAGTGCCTCTATTGATGAGGTGACCTTGACTACGGATGAACACATAATTCGAAATGTGACCATCAATTTGTTATCGAACGCCATCAAGTACTCTCCAGAAAACAGCGAAATCAAGTTGGATCTGAAGCGTGAAGGAGATCATATCTCTTTGTCAGTCAAAGATCAAGGGATTGGTATTCCAAAGGAAGAGCAGGAGCACTTGTTCTCTCGCTTTTTCAGAGCAACCAACGCGACAAATATTCAAGGCACCGGATTGGGGCTGCATATTGTAAAACGCTACGTAGATTTGCTCTCAGGAGAGCTAACATTTGAAAGTAAAGAGCATTCGGGAACACGATTCACGATAACCCTTCCTATAAGAGATCTATGA
- a CDS encoding VOC family protein yields the protein MDYRINGFQHIGVAVSDMDASLKFYRKYFGLDIPFFDSVAAAPLMQDHTRGDVITKRASMILNLAGGCAMEVIRATSFEPVGPKERPEMGDLGIYVTQVKCPDVEAAYNYCKSQDGLRMSDLRDRFDGSKTFFLHDLDDNIFQYVAGGDWYTPSKHISGGVVGCTIGVSDMDKAIQLYSDILGYDKVTLDETGVHTEWKDIPGGQRAHRRVVLEQTQPPGGGFAKISARNFIELVQDTERKAERIFKDRIWADLGFVHLGLDVRGMKSLGEALSKKGFAFRCDSNDALDMGNTKVHCTYIDDPDETWLEMIEVHKVPIVEKWGIYLNVAKRDPEKPLPDFMLKALRFSRIKD from the coding sequence ATGGATTATCGAATTAATGGCTTTCAGCACATTGGTGTAGCTGTGAGCGACATGGACGCTTCGTTGAAATTCTACCGAAAATACTTCGGCTTAGACATTCCCTTCTTTGATTCTGTGGCCGCTGCGCCCTTAATGCAAGATCACACCCGTGGTGATGTGATTACCAAGCGTGCCTCAATGATCCTCAACTTGGCAGGTGGATGCGCGATGGAAGTGATTCGCGCCACAAGCTTTGAGCCGGTAGGTCCGAAAGAGCGTCCTGAAATGGGCGACCTCGGTATCTACGTAACTCAAGTGAAATGTCCGGATGTGGAAGCAGCCTACAACTACTGCAAATCACAAGATGGTCTGCGCATGAGTGATCTGCGCGACCGATTCGATGGTTCCAAGACCTTCTTCCTGCACGACCTTGATGACAATATCTTCCAATATGTAGCGGGAGGTGATTGGTACACACCAAGCAAGCACATCTCTGGTGGTGTGGTTGGATGTACCATCGGTGTTTCAGACATGGATAAAGCCATTCAGCTCTACTCTGATATTCTCGGTTACGACAAGGTAACGCTTGATGAAACTGGAGTACACACGGAGTGGAAAGACATTCCAGGTGGACAACGTGCTCATCGTCGTGTGGTGCTTGAACAGACGCAACCCCCAGGCGGAGGGTTTGCCAAGATTTCTGCGCGCAATTTCATCGAGTTGGTTCAAGACACAGAGCGCAAAGCTGAACGCATCTTCAAAGACCGTATCTGGGCTGACCTCGGATTCGTTCACCTCGGACTGGATGTTCGCGGAATGAAATCGTTGGGGGAAGCGCTATCGAAGAAAGGCTTTGCTTTCCGTTGTGACAGTAATGACGCCTTAGACATGGGGAACACCAAGGTACACTGCACATACATCGATGACCCGGATGAAACGTGGCTAGAGATGATCGAAGTACACAAAGTGCCGATTGTGGAAAAGTGGGGAATCTATCTGAATGTGGCGAAAAGAGATCCTGAAAAGCCGCTTCCTGACTTTATGTTGAAAGCTTTACGCTTCAGCAGAATCAAAGATTAG
- a CDS encoding peptidylprolyl isomerase: protein MRSPLLLIVGLLTCVILGSASGCNDGNSSTGNEVDSAVNVAGNESDMTGGDEQAPDATMEKKRPQVKIMTEYGDMIVELYNETPKHRDNFLKLVEDGFYNDLLFHRVMNEFMIQGGDPDSRGAAPNVQLGRGGPGYTVEAEFNDQFAHVKGALAAARQPDQVNPKKASSGSQFYIVHGKPQIPQEMLMQMENRFNMRRDSTNQFRYSDEIIKAYTENGGYPYLDQEYTVFGQVIEGLNVIDSIAVVKTDRANRPFEDVKMTMEIVK from the coding sequence ATGAGATCCCCACTTTTATTGATTGTAGGCCTCCTAACTTGTGTTATTCTTGGAAGTGCTTCTGGCTGTAATGATGGAAATTCAAGCACCGGAAACGAGGTTGATTCAGCAGTTAATGTTGCTGGAAACGAGTCAGATATGACAGGTGGGGACGAGCAAGCCCCTGATGCAACTATGGAAAAGAAAAGACCACAGGTGAAGATCATGACCGAGTACGGTGATATGATCGTTGAACTCTACAATGAAACACCAAAGCACCGTGACAATTTCCTCAAACTAGTTGAAGACGGATTCTACAATGACCTTCTCTTCCACCGTGTGATGAATGAATTCATGATTCAAGGTGGTGATCCAGATTCTCGTGGAGCGGCGCCAAACGTTCAGCTCGGACGAGGCGGACCAGGATACACCGTAGAGGCAGAATTCAATGATCAGTTTGCTCACGTGAAAGGAGCGCTTGCTGCGGCACGTCAGCCAGATCAGGTAAACCCGAAGAAAGCTTCTTCAGGTAGCCAGTTCTACATCGTACACGGGAAGCCACAGATTCCACAAGAGATGTTGATGCAGATGGAAAACCGCTTCAACATGCGTCGTGATAGCACAAACCAGTTCCGTTACTCTGATGAAATCATCAAGGCATACACGGAAAATGGTGGTTACCCATACCTCGATCAGGAATACACTGTATTCGGACAAGTGATCGAAGGATTGAATGTAATTGATTCTATCGCTGTGGTGAAAACTGATCGTGCGAACCGTCCGTTCGAAGACGTGAAGATGACCATGGAAATCGTCAAGTGA
- a CDS encoding 1-acyl-sn-glycerol-3-phosphate acyltransferase has translation MKVRKQSLLYGILKPFVYIAARLLYRRWLVIGRQRFPMNGKPVVIVSNHQNALMDPLLCCLTAPRQVHFLTRADVFKSALARPFVFALNMMPVYRFRDKVSDMGKRNDKTFLTTIGRLKLGATIGIFPEGNHGARKLLRPVKKGIAYLLELGGNEHDLRGVQIVPVGVDYSHYHIARASLVVHYGQAFEVDDLLFSDEDRITRHKAVMERIREKLSRAMLDLGPAKLYPALRIAEMVMIEGKGYKEWIGIHHKLHAYRDELKLREVDQLLANAETLMAWTEEEKVDPKACVQHTMEVEPKHTFGSILAVVLGLPAILFFALPWQLVLATVKKIVIDPHFNQTFRLVFAFLYFPLFLAAAACTLGFLTEGNYYLYFLITMVVSGIIALPGLDVIADIRRYKKARAAIDKASNLAIWKSVVSHFQKELL, from the coding sequence ATGAAGGTTCGCAAACAGTCACTTCTGTACGGCATTTTAAAGCCGTTTGTCTACATCGCAGCTAGACTCCTTTACCGCCGCTGGTTGGTGATTGGTCGTCAGCGCTTCCCGATGAATGGTAAGCCCGTGGTGATTGTTTCCAACCACCAGAATGCCTTGATGGACCCCTTGCTATGCTGTCTAACGGCTCCAAGGCAAGTGCACTTTTTGACACGCGCTGACGTATTCAAAAGCGCCTTGGCTCGTCCTTTCGTTTTCGCCCTTAACATGATGCCAGTGTATCGCTTCCGCGACAAGGTATCAGACATGGGTAAACGTAACGACAAGACCTTCCTGACTACCATTGGTCGCCTCAAACTAGGTGCTACCATCGGAATCTTCCCTGAAGGAAATCACGGTGCACGCAAGTTGCTTCGTCCGGTGAAGAAGGGAATCGCTTACCTCCTTGAATTGGGTGGGAATGAGCATGACCTTCGAGGGGTACAGATCGTCCCTGTAGGTGTTGATTATAGCCACTATCATATCGCTCGTGCTTCGCTGGTTGTTCACTACGGACAAGCGTTTGAGGTGGATGATCTCTTGTTCTCTGACGAAGACCGCATCACCCGCCACAAGGCGGTGATGGAGCGCATTCGCGAGAAGCTCTCTCGCGCCATGCTTGATCTTGGTCCGGCCAAACTCTACCCTGCTTTGCGCATTGCGGAGATGGTAATGATTGAAGGCAAAGGCTACAAAGAGTGGATTGGAATTCACCACAAATTGCATGCATATCGAGATGAGTTGAAATTGCGTGAGGTGGATCAATTGCTCGCTAACGCGGAAACGCTGATGGCCTGGACAGAAGAAGAAAAGGTAGACCCAAAAGCTTGCGTGCAACACACCATGGAGGTGGAGCCGAAGCACACCTTCGGAAGCATTCTTGCGGTGGTGTTAGGACTCCCTGCCATTCTGTTCTTCGCCCTGCCTTGGCAATTGGTATTGGCAACGGTGAAGAAGATTGTGATTGATCCTCACTTCAACCAGACCTTCAGACTGGTATTCGCCTTTTTGTACTTCCCTCTATTCTTAGCTGCTGCAGCCTGCACCCTTGGTTTCCTGACAGAAGGGAATTACTACCTCTACTTCTTGATTACCATGGTTGTCAGTGGTATTATTGCATTGCCTGGACTGGATGTAATAGCTGACATCCGGAGATACAAGAAAGCAAGAGCTGCGATTGACAAGGCATCGAACCTAGCCATCTGGAAAAGCGTGGTATCGCATTTTCAAAAAGAGTTGTTATAG
- the pheT gene encoding phenylalanine--tRNA ligase subunit beta, giving the protein MKISYKWLNELFDSGLNPEKTSEILTNTGLEVEGLDAFESIPGGLEGLVIGEVKEKWQHPNADRLSLTKVDVGGEELLQIVCGAPNVDAGQKVVVATVGAKLYPSEGEPFVIKKGKIRGEMSLGMICAEDEIGLGQSHDGIMVLDASAEVGTPAASYFNIENDHTIEIGLTPNRTDAISHYGVARDLRASMIHTEDIRMSNVAPISLPDVSAFSEGSENGSAIDVVALAACPRYAGVNISGVTVADSPEWLQNRLKAIGLAPINNIVDITNYVMHEIGQPLHAFDRDQIAGDKVVVRMATEGEKFVTLDGEERELSAEDLMICDTEKPMCIAGVFGGEKSGITEGTKNVFLESAVFDAVHVRKTSKRHLLHTDAAYRFERGVDPTTTIYALQRAALLIAELAGGTISSKVNDYYPVAMEQATIEVDLNRANKLIGKEIPRERVIEILKDLDFDVNDSGDSQINVTAPLYRKDVTREADVVEEILRIYGYNNIELPERLNSTLSYAPNPDPEKLVNKLSSAFVARGMQEIMNNSLTKLSYTEVLDLPELNASTAVRMKNPLSQDLAQMRQTLLYQGLEVISRNINFRYTDQKLFEFGRVYHVDGEGTRETPMLGIWITGKKLPESWNNSGDMVDFTDLRVAIDTLAACTGLNFSHKANEYDFFSGSLSIETKKNKLGQFGAVSSALLKKFDIDQPVYFAEIDFNGLLEASARVSVSFKEISKYPAVRRDLSMVLDQGVTFDSIEKIAFHTERKLLTEVDLFDVYEGKNIGAGKKSYAVSFTLQDPNSTLTDKKIDKTMQRIQEALSKELGAELRS; this is encoded by the coding sequence ATGAAGATCTCGTACAAGTGGCTTAACGAACTTTTCGATTCAGGGCTGAACCCTGAAAAAACCAGTGAAATTCTAACCAACACCGGATTGGAAGTAGAGGGCTTAGATGCCTTTGAAAGCATTCCCGGCGGACTCGAAGGATTGGTGATTGGTGAGGTCAAAGAAAAATGGCAACACCCAAACGCTGATCGCTTGAGCTTGACGAAGGTTGATGTAGGCGGAGAAGAACTACTGCAGATTGTATGTGGTGCTCCCAACGTTGACGCTGGACAGAAAGTAGTGGTAGCTACGGTAGGTGCGAAGCTCTACCCATCTGAAGGGGAGCCTTTCGTCATCAAAAAAGGGAAGATTCGCGGTGAAATGAGCTTGGGAATGATCTGTGCTGAAGATGAGATTGGCCTCGGTCAATCGCATGATGGGATTATGGTTCTTGACGCTAGCGCGGAAGTGGGAACTCCTGCGGCGAGCTACTTCAACATTGAAAACGACCACACAATTGAAATCGGACTGACACCTAACCGTACCGATGCGATTTCGCATTACGGTGTAGCTCGTGACCTGCGTGCTTCGATGATCCACACCGAAGACATTCGCATGAGCAATGTGGCCCCAATAAGTCTTCCAGACGTTTCCGCGTTTAGCGAAGGATCAGAAAACGGAAGCGCCATTGATGTAGTCGCATTAGCCGCATGTCCGCGCTACGCTGGGGTGAACATTTCTGGTGTTACCGTAGCAGACTCTCCGGAGTGGCTACAAAATCGTTTGAAAGCCATCGGACTGGCACCGATCAACAATATTGTAGACATCACAAACTACGTGATGCACGAAATCGGACAACCACTGCACGCCTTTGATCGCGATCAAATTGCAGGTGACAAGGTGGTGGTTCGCATGGCCACTGAAGGCGAGAAATTCGTCACACTAGACGGAGAAGAACGCGAGCTAAGTGCCGAAGACCTCATGATTTGCGATACCGAGAAGCCCATGTGTATCGCTGGAGTATTCGGTGGAGAAAAGAGTGGAATCACCGAAGGAACCAAGAATGTATTCCTTGAAAGCGCCGTGTTCGACGCGGTGCATGTGCGCAAGACCTCAAAGCGCCACCTTCTCCACACTGACGCCGCATACCGTTTTGAGCGTGGAGTTGACCCAACGACAACGATCTACGCACTTCAGCGTGCTGCGTTGTTGATCGCAGAACTAGCCGGCGGAACGATTTCAAGCAAAGTCAATGACTACTACCCAGTAGCTATGGAACAGGCGACGATTGAAGTTGACCTGAACCGCGCCAACAAGTTGATCGGAAAAGAGATTCCGCGTGAGCGAGTAATCGAAATCCTGAAAGACCTCGATTTTGACGTGAACGATTCCGGCGATAGCCAGATCAACGTTACCGCCCCTCTTTATAGAAAAGACGTAACCCGTGAAGCAGATGTGGTTGAAGAGATTCTGCGCATCTACGGGTACAACAATATTGAACTGCCGGAGCGTTTGAACAGCACGCTGTCTTACGCACCCAACCCGGATCCTGAGAAATTGGTCAACAAGCTTTCTTCAGCCTTCGTTGCGAGAGGAATGCAAGAGATCATGAACAACTCGCTGACGAAATTGAGCTACACGGAGGTTCTTGACTTGCCAGAACTCAACGCGAGCACAGCAGTTCGCATGAAGAATCCGTTGAGTCAAGACTTGGCTCAAATGCGTCAAACGCTGCTTTACCAAGGACTTGAGGTGATCTCTCGAAACATCAATTTCCGTTACACAGATCAAAAGCTCTTCGAATTTGGTCGTGTCTACCATGTAGATGGAGAAGGAACGCGCGAAACGCCGATGTTGGGTATTTGGATCACCGGGAAGAAGCTACCTGAAAGCTGGAATAACTCTGGCGACATGGTTGACTTCACTGACCTGCGTGTTGCTATTGATACTTTAGCAGCGTGCACTGGTCTCAACTTCAGCCATAAGGCGAATGAATACGACTTCTTCTCAGGCTCATTGAGCATTGAGACGAAGAAGAATAAACTTGGTCAGTTCGGAGCAGTTTCTTCAGCGCTGTTGAAGAAGTTCGACATCGATCAGCCGGTTTACTTTGCGGAGATTGATTTCAACGGGTTGCTTGAGGCGAGCGCTCGCGTTTCAGTGAGCTTCAAAGAAATTTCGAAATACCCTGCGGTACGTCGTGACCTCTCCATGGTGCTTGATCAAGGAGTGACCTTTGACTCGATTGAGAAGATTGCATTCCACACGGAGCGCAAGCTGTTGACAGAGGTTGATCTCTTCGACGTATACGAAGGAAAGAACATTGGAGCTGGCAAGAAGAGCTATGCAGTATCATTCACATTGCAGGATCCAAATTCGACCTTGACCGATAAAAAGATCGACAAGACCATGCAACGTATTCAAGAAGCCCTGTCTAAAGAATTGGGTGCTGAACTACGCAGCTAA
- a CDS encoding response regulator: MKKILLIEDNEAMRENTAEMLELANYEVVTAENGKVGVEKAKSVSPDLIICDIMMPELDGYGVLYYLSKDPSTAAIPFIFLTAKAEASEVRKGMNMGADDYLTKPFEEMDLLSAVESRLRKVESIQREYDPSEEGFDAFLSDARGVAALEELSNDRKSRTYLAKEVIFREGDFPNYLYLLRKGKAKIIKTDHYGKELVVQLVAQGDYFGFMSILEGKDHQETAIALENAEVLMIPRADFLTLIESNRDVAVRFIRMLAGSIHEQELRLLQLAYAPVRERTACALLELYNRFVKEGNAEMIRISRDDLASMVGTATESLIRTLSDFKEDGTITVQGRSITVNKPEVLSQYCGQPVG; this comes from the coding sequence ATGAAAAAGATACTGTTGATCGAAGACAATGAGGCCATGCGCGAAAACACAGCAGAAATGCTGGAGTTGGCGAACTATGAAGTGGTGACTGCAGAGAATGGTAAGGTAGGTGTGGAGAAAGCCAAGAGCGTTTCTCCTGACTTGATCATTTGCGACATCATGATGCCTGAATTGGATGGGTACGGGGTATTGTACTATCTAAGTAAAGATCCTTCGACAGCAGCGATTCCGTTCATTTTCTTGACCGCTAAAGCGGAAGCTAGTGAAGTGCGTAAGGGGATGAACATGGGGGCTGACGACTATCTGACCAAACCATTTGAAGAAATGGACTTGTTGAGCGCGGTAGAAAGTCGCCTGCGAAAAGTGGAGTCGATTCAACGTGAATACGATCCCTCAGAAGAAGGTTTCGACGCCTTCTTGTCAGATGCACGTGGGGTAGCTGCTTTGGAAGAGCTTTCCAATGATCGAAAGTCACGCACCTACTTGGCTAAAGAAGTCATCTTCCGTGAAGGGGATTTTCCGAATTACCTCTACCTCCTTCGCAAAGGAAAGGCGAAGATTATCAAGACAGATCACTATGGGAAGGAGTTGGTTGTTCAACTCGTGGCTCAAGGTGACTATTTCGGATTCATGTCGATTCTAGAAGGAAAAGACCACCAGGAAACAGCGATTGCATTAGAGAATGCCGAAGTGCTGATGATTCCTCGTGCTGATTTCTTGACATTGATTGAAAGTAACCGTGATGTAGCGGTGCGTTTCATTCGCATGTTGGCGGGGTCTATTCACGAGCAAGAACTTCGTTTGCTTCAATTGGCTTACGCACCAGTTCGCGAGCGCACGGCGTGTGCTTTGTTGGAGCTCTATAACCGCTTCGTCAAAGAAGGCAACGCTGAGATGATTCGCATCTCTCGTGACGATCTAGCGTCAATGGTGGGTACGGCTACAGAGTCGTTGATCCGGACCTTGAGTGATTTCAAAGAAGACGGAACGATTACCGTACAAGGAAGATCGATCACCGTGAACAAGCCTGAAGTACTGAGCCAATACTGTGGCCAGCCAGTAGGCTAA